The following proteins are encoded in a genomic region of Paenibacillus sp. FSL H3-0469:
- a CDS encoding ABC transporter ATP-binding protein, translating to MLTIRHFTKSYKGGAKAVDDLSLEVERGDIYGFIGHNGAGKTTTIRAVVGVLDFEQGEIEIDGISIRKNPVACKANIAYIPDNPDLYDHLTGIQYLNFIGDLFSVSGSTRERLIGQYGDAFQLTASLGDLISSYSHGMKQKLAIISALIHEPKLLVLDEPFVGLDPKAAHTLKTIMTDLCSRGSAIFFSTHVLDTAEKLCNKIAIIKGGRLIAHGLTEAVRGENSLEDVFMELIDND from the coding sequence ATGCTGACCATTAGGCATTTTACGAAGAGTTACAAAGGCGGGGCTAAAGCGGTGGATGATCTTAGCCTCGAAGTTGAACGGGGTGACATCTACGGCTTCATCGGGCATAACGGCGCAGGCAAGACCACGACGATCCGCGCTGTGGTGGGCGTGCTTGATTTTGAACAAGGGGAGATTGAGATCGACGGCATCTCGATCCGCAAGAATCCGGTAGCCTGCAAGGCGAATATTGCCTACATCCCGGATAATCCGGACCTGTACGATCACCTGACGGGAATTCAGTACCTGAACTTCATCGGCGATCTCTTCAGTGTATCGGGGTCCACCCGGGAGCGGCTGATCGGGCAATACGGCGATGCCTTCCAGCTTACAGCCAGTCTGGGCGATCTGATCTCCTCGTATTCCCACGGCATGAAGCAGAAGCTGGCCATTATCTCTGCACTTATTCATGAGCCGAAGCTGTTAGTGCTGGATGAGCCTTTTGTAGGACTTGATCCGAAGGCAGCGCATACGCTGAAGACTATTATGACGGATCTGTGCAGCAGGGGCAGCGCGATCTTTTTCTCCACACATGTACTGGATACGGCGGAGAAGCTCTGCAACAAGATTGCGATCATCAAGGGCGGACGGCTGATTGCCCACGGCTTAACTGAAGCGGTAAGGGGCGAGAACAGCCTGGAGGACGTATTCATGGAGCTGATCGATAATGATTAA
- a CDS encoding ABC transporter permease subunit — protein sequence MNTLTRFEIRKIIRSKLFYVAIGLVTAVVLLLVNMRFTGAYITDPEGKEIKGFAAISLERQYARQQAGPLSTEKIANAIERHNKVLLDPKNIDANGNLNNQAYAIYEVPDEQINTLIRYAFSPLSQFDYSVMNRLHEDEAKRFYEKRMEKINGYLDYDYSYGNYSDREKTFFNAMNEKLRVPFQMDYVTGWEKVFQNLQNLFLVIALAIGICLAPIFAGEYQRGTDAIILSTRYGRNKVITAKLKAGFILSLGLLFLALMLYTLLLLGIFGFEGAGANLQIIDLLAPVPYTVIQAYLWTILIGSLGCLIVGALTLWLSSRLNSPFSVIIVIGIFLIGPFFIPASKSSRLFNQLMDLFPANMFNGFKKITSYEVIDLFGALILEYKFITGFAIIVIALLLPLTFRAFKKHQVA from the coding sequence ATGAACACGCTAACCCGTTTTGAAATACGTAAAATAATTAGAAGTAAATTATTTTATGTCGCCATTGGGCTTGTGACGGCTGTTGTCTTGCTTTTGGTCAACATGAGGTTTACAGGGGCATACATAACAGATCCAGAGGGGAAAGAAATTAAAGGTTTTGCAGCCATCTCTCTGGAAAGACAATATGCGCGTCAGCAAGCCGGACCCTTATCAACGGAAAAAATAGCAAATGCAATTGAACGCCATAATAAAGTTTTGCTTGATCCGAAAAATATTGATGCTAATGGGAATTTAAATAATCAGGCTTATGCTATATACGAAGTTCCGGATGAACAGATCAATACGTTGATACGGTATGCCTTTTCACCATTAAGTCAGTTCGATTATTCTGTAATGAATAGATTACATGAAGATGAAGCAAAGAGATTTTATGAGAAGCGGATGGAAAAAATCAATGGATATTTAGATTACGATTATTCTTATGGTAATTATTCAGATAGGGAGAAAACTTTTTTTAATGCAATGAACGAAAAACTCCGCGTTCCCTTTCAGATGGATTATGTTACCGGATGGGAGAAGGTGTTTCAAAACCTTCAAAATCTCTTTTTAGTGATTGCTTTAGCCATCGGGATATGTCTCGCTCCAATCTTTGCTGGGGAATATCAGCGGGGCACCGATGCAATAATATTGTCTACCCGCTATGGCAGGAATAAGGTGATTACTGCCAAACTTAAGGCGGGCTTTATCTTATCTTTAGGTTTACTATTCTTAGCACTCATGCTATACACGCTTCTTCTTCTGGGGATATTTGGTTTTGAGGGCGCGGGAGCCAATTTACAGATCATTGATCTTTTAGCTCCCGTCCCCTATACGGTAATCCAAGCATATCTGTGGACGATCTTGATTGGTAGTTTAGGCTGTCTGATAGTAGGAGCATTGACGTTATGGCTGTCTAGCAGGTTGAATAGCCCCTTTTCAGTTATTATTGTGATTGGTATTTTTTTAATTGGTCCATTCTTTATTCCTGCAAGCAAGAGCAGCCGTTTGTTTAATCAACTGATGGATTTATTTCCGGCTAATATGTTTAATGGTTTCAAAAAAATCACTTCTTATGAAGTGATTGATCTATTCGGTGCATTAATTCTAGAGTATAAGTTCATCACAGGCTTTGCTATTATAGTAATAGCCTTGCTGCTTCCGCTTACTTTTAGGGCATTTAAGAAGCATCAGGTGGCCTGA